In the Ewingella sp. CoE-038-23 genome, GGAGTGGGTTAGAATAAGGAATGTTATAGTATCAGTATTTGATCTGATCATTTCTTTCGGGTTTTCAAATGGCACGCTTGTATCTAAAAATGCTTTACTACCAATTGTTTATTATATGTACCATCGACACTTGCCGAATGATTTTTACAAAAGATCTTCATTTAGTGAAGATAGAAATATAATAAAAAAATGGTTGCATGTAGCTCTGGTTAAAAGAGTTTTCGGTGGCACTTCCGATACTATTTTAAATAAGATAAGAAAGGCATTTACAAGTGATGTTATTTCACATCCAATTGGAGATGTGAATTTATTTCCGGTTGAAAGTATAAATAGTGAAATAAAATATGATGTTAGTATTTCAGATGAATTTATTCATGACTTATTAAGCACCCAGATGGATGATAAATATTCATTTTCCTTGTTATCATTGCTTTATCCAAACTTAGATTATAAAAATAATGACTTTCACAAAGATCATCTACATCCAGCTGTCATGTATGACGAACTTTGTGAAGATGATAAAAATAATTTTGGGTGGAGTGTTTATAATTCATTAGTTAATATCCAAATGTTGGATGCTAATGAAAACATGTCTAAAAACAAGAAGCCATTGTCTGTTTGGGTTGATAAAGAAACTGAAGGTAAAGATAGATGTGATTTTTTGCGTAAACACTTGATCCCAGAGACTGATTTAAACATCTCTAACTTTAGAGAGTATGTGTCTTTAAGGACAGAGTTATTAATTAATGAACTAAAAAATAAATTGATTTAAATACAAAAGGCGAGTTTATGCATAAATTTGTGTAATTGCCTGATTTTGATATGTTCGATCAAACATTTAAAGCCGCTTCAAGCGGCTTTTAAACTACAATGTGATCTGAGGATGTTTCACCCCACATGCTCTTGCATATCGAGCCAGTGTTTCAAGGCTAGCTTTAATCACATTAGATTCCATGCGAGAAACAGTAGGAGGAGTAACGCCCATGCGCTCTGCCACTTGAGCTCTTGTTAATCCTGCATGATTGCGCCACTCAGCAAGCATGGCCTGAAGTCTTTCCTTGCGTTCCTCTGCTTCATAGGCTGCTTGAACCTCATGATTAGAGAGCAATTCTTTTCTAACATGCTCCCAAGCGATACCTTTAACTTTACTCATTTAGCATCTCCTCAAGACGTTCAAAGGCTATAGATATTTCACCTGATGGGGTTTTCTGTGTCTTTTTAATAAAGACTCTAAGTAGATAGATATTCCTGCCTTTCTGATAAACATAAAGACCTCTGGCAATATCCGTCCCCATCGTCCTTAACTCAAATAATCCATCTCTAAGTGGTTTGCTATCTGGCTCTCGCAATGCAGTAGCGTTGGTTTTAAGTTTATCAATCAAGCGAATCATTTTTGCTCTGACTACTGGCGGTAAGTCAGCTAGCTCATTCGGTACATCATCGTGCAATATTACGTTAAACACTGGTTCGCCCTCCATAGCGAAATATTAGCACAAAAGGCAATTTGCACTATAGGTTAATTTAATGGTTTTTCTGCTATATTTAACATAATCGATCTTTCGCGCACCACTGACCAGGTACTCATCCCCAGAACCCGCAGTAACGTCCAAAAGCGCGGATTTTGTCGCCCAAAGACGGGCTGTTTTGGTGTTGCCGGTTTGTTATCAGAATGGCGGGATTGGTTTCAGCCAGCAAACTGGCTGAAACTGCTATTTCTTCCAGAATTTCCATGATTTTTTTACCACCGGCTGCGTAGCTGGTTCTGGTGCTGTTGGCAGTTTGGATTCGATAAGCAGCATTGCCTGTTTTAGGCTGTCTATGTGCGACTGTTGAGCTGTAACGAGTTGTCTCAGGTGTTCAACTTCATGTTCTAGTTGCTTTGTTTTACTGGTTTCACCTGTTCCATTAGATGTTACATGCTGTTCATCTGTTACATTGTCACTCTGTTCATGGTGAACAGATTTGAATGCACCAAAAACGCGTAAAAGCTCTGATGTATCTATCTTTTTTATGCCTTTCTCATCTGTGCAGGTGGACAATTTCCCGTTTGATATGTAACGGTGAACAGTTGTTCTACTTTTATTTGTTAGTCTTGATGCTTCACTGATAGATACAAGAGCCATAAGAACCTCAGATCCTTCCGTATTTAGCCAGTATGTTCTCTAGTGTGGTTCGTTGTTTTTGCGTCAGCCATGAGAATGAACCATTGAGATCATACTTGCTTTGCATGTCACTCAAGAATTTTGCTTCAAAACTAGTAAGTTGAATTTTTACAGTTAAAGCATCGTGTAGTGTTTTTTTAAGTCCCTCATGCAGACGATTTTCAGGAGTTAAAATGATTTTTTTATCTGCTTTTTTTAATTCAGGATCTTTCGCAAGTTCTGTTACCAAATCAATTTGCGTATTCAGTTCAACCTGAAATATCAGTGTGTCAGCAGGGCGACCTCGTTTTTCAATTTCTAATTTCATGTTGCTGTAAGTGTTGAGGTCTTTAGATATAACATTCAATACATTCTGTTTGAATTTTTTAAATTCAGGATAGTTTGTTTCTAACATCAACATGAATTTAAAATCATCAATACTTATTTCAATGTTCGCTCTATGGGTGTTTTTTTGTGTTAATTCTTTTAGAAGCCACTCATAAACTCGCATGGAGTACTTATTTTTAAATAATTTCACATGCTCAAGGTTGTATTTGATGAATTTTTTTAGTTGAAATAAATAGGGTAGTATTTCTTCGCTGAAAACAAGCTCCAACTCTTCCGATGAAAACTTAGCGAAATTAGTCCACTGAAAAATTATCCGCTCTTTTTTTACTGTTGGATTTGTGATCTCTACTGTTCTCGTCATGAGATGTTTTGTTGAATTATAGAGATTATTCCATGCCTGCTCTGGCGTCATTCCCATAGTGTTAGCGTATTCCGCATAGTTAAACCGTAACGTTCTATTTTCACGAGTCGGTTCTAAACAAGGGTTCAGATGAGCCACACAATATAAAATCAATTTTGTCTCTTGATCTGTTAGGTCATAGCGACTTACCGCCAGTTCATTGGCTTTAAATACAATTAGTTCAGACATAACTCCTCAGGAAGGTGACAGTTTTTTTTTATAACATACCAAGCATAAAGGTGAATGTATATAAAACACTTCACCTTTATGTTGATTCTGTGAGTTCTATTAAAATCGTGTCACCTTTGGTTGGTTTTTTATTAAAATCGTGTCACCTTCTATTAAAATCGTGTCACCTTTGTGTTTTTTTATCTTTATATATCAACGATTTAAAATCTCTAGAATAAAGAAAGAATAGAAAAGATAAAAAAGAATAGATCCCAGTCCTGTGGATAACTGACAGCCTGAGTGAGTGATCCAGTATGATAAAAGGATGTCGCAAACACTGTTTGCTCCTCTTCAAAACAGACCTTTGAACCCCCAAAACACTGAGATAGCACCCTCGCAAGCTCGGGCACATCGCTGAACATTCCTTTCGTCTCCGACCATTTGGCACCTGAATCGCTGTTGTTTCCGTGAAATTCAGTTCGCTTCGCTCACGGCTCTGGCAGGGAATGGAGGTAAACGGCACTACAGGCGCTTTTTATTGATGACAGTGAAGGATTCAACTTCTGAGATAAGAAAAGCCCGTCACGGGCTTCTCAGTGCGTTTAATCACTATCCTGTCAGGTGTTGCTGTCTGACTTTTTGCTGTTCAGCAATTCCTGACCTCTGATTTTCCAGTCAGACCACTTAGGATTATCCCGTGACAAATCATTGAGACTGGCTAATGCGCCCAGTAGGGCAGCAGTAT is a window encoding:
- a CDS encoding helix-turn-helix domain-containing protein, yielding MSKVKGIAWEHVRKELLSNHEVQAAYEAEERKERLQAMLAEWRNHAGLTRAQVAERMGVTPPTVSRMESNVIKASLETLARYARACGVKHPQITL
- a CDS encoding replication initiation protein gives rise to the protein MSELIVFKANELAVSRYDLTDQETKLILYCVAHLNPCLEPTRENRTLRFNYAEYANTMGMTPEQAWNNLYNSTKHLMTRTVEITNPTVKKERIIFQWTNFAKFSSEELELVFSEEILPYLFQLKKFIKYNLEHVKLFKNKYSMRVYEWLLKELTQKNTHRANIEISIDDFKFMLMLETNYPEFKKFKQNVLNVISKDLNTYSNMKLEIEKRGRPADTLIFQVELNTQIDLVTELAKDPELKKADKKIILTPENRLHEGLKKTLHDALTVKIQLTSFEAKFLSDMQSKYDLNGSFSWLTQKQRTTLENILAKYGRI
- a CDS encoding type II toxin-antitoxin system RelE/ParE family toxin; the protein is MFNVILHDDVPNELADLPPVVRAKMIRLIDKLKTNATALREPDSKPLRDGLFELRTMGTDIARGLYVYQKGRNIYLLRVFIKKTQKTPSGEISIAFERLEEMLNE